The following are encoded in a window of Miltoncostaea marina genomic DNA:
- a CDS encoding GlsB/YeaQ/YmgE family stress response membrane protein, which yields MGIIAFIILGLIAGVIAKWIMPGKDPGGIIVTALIGIAGAIIGGFLAGALFDADPMDEFWDVSSWLTAIVGAIILLALYRMFVGTKDRPRTT from the coding sequence GTGGGCATCATCGCCTTCATCATCCTGGGCCTGATCGCCGGCGTGATCGCGAAGTGGATCATGCCGGGCAAGGACCCGGGCGGCATCATCGTCACCGCGCTCATCGGTATCGCGGGCGCGATCATCGGCGGTTTCCTCGCCGGCGCGCTCTTCGACGCCGATCCGATGGACGAGTTCTGGGACGTCTCCAGCTGGCTGACGGCCATCGTCGGCGCGATCATCCTGCTGGCGCTGTACCGCATGTTCGTGGGCACGAAGGACCGCCCCCGCACCACGTGA
- a CDS encoding NADH-quinone oxidoreductase subunit B family protein produces the protein MFLLLRDLRRARRDAALPRGPRGALQLRHVDAGSCNGCEHELGAASGPAYDLSRFGISITASPRHADVLLVTGPVTGGMRVALERAYEAMSEPRLVAALGDCALGCGPFRRSPEAAGRLEDVLPVDVRIAGCPPSPDAIAAGLIPLLDRRAGAG, from the coding sequence GTGTTCCTCCTGCTCCGCGACCTGCGGCGGGCGCGCCGCGACGCGGCGTTGCCGCGCGGGCCCCGCGGGGCCCTCCAGCTGCGGCACGTCGACGCCGGCTCGTGCAACGGCTGCGAGCACGAGCTCGGCGCCGCGTCCGGGCCGGCCTACGACCTGAGCCGCTTCGGCATCTCGATCACGGCCTCCCCGCGCCACGCCGACGTGCTGCTCGTCACCGGCCCGGTGACCGGCGGGATGCGCGTCGCGCTGGAGCGGGCCTACGAGGCGATGTCCGAGCCGCGCCTGGTGGCCGCGCTCGGCGACTGCGCGCTGGGCTGCGGCCCCTTCCGCCGCTCGCCCGAGGCGGCCGGCCGGCTGGAGGACGTGCTGCCGGTCGACGTGCGCATCGCCGGCTGCCCGCCGTCGCCCGACGCGATCGCCGCAGGGCTCATCCCCCTGCTCGACCGCCGCGCCGGAGCCGGCTGA
- a CDS encoding TetR/AcrR family transcriptional regulator — protein sequence MSPASRLRIPGRPGRPLDTVVDGRIMQAAREVVGEVGVERTTWARIAARSGSGYPTILRRWSSVEELVIDALRDLDGDVPADADAPVREALEHALRADLEAIATGANRMFVRTLLFASAANAHLSDELQRVLLAPRRERYRRLLELGVERDELRPGADVEAAIGVLRGVLVRAIVDHRAADPDRAGPTVDLLIDGMAAGR from the coding sequence GTGAGCCCCGCCTCGCGCCTGCGCATCCCCGGCCGGCCGGGCCGCCCGCTCGACACGGTGGTCGACGGGCGCATCATGCAGGCGGCCCGCGAGGTCGTCGGCGAGGTCGGCGTGGAGCGCACCACCTGGGCGCGCATCGCCGCGCGGTCGGGCTCCGGCTACCCCACCATCCTGCGGCGCTGGAGCAGCGTCGAGGAGCTGGTGATCGACGCCCTCCGGGACCTCGACGGCGACGTGCCGGCCGACGCCGACGCACCGGTGCGCGAGGCGCTCGAGCACGCGCTGCGCGCCGACCTGGAGGCGATCGCCACGGGCGCCAACCGCATGTTCGTGCGCACCCTGCTGTTCGCGTCGGCCGCGAACGCACACCTCTCGGACGAGCTGCAGCGGGTGCTGCTCGCGCCGCGCCGGGAGCGGTACCGGCGGCTGCTCGAGCTCGGCGTCGAGCGCGACGAGCTGCGGCCCGGCGCCGACGTGGAGGCGGCCATCGGCGTGCTGCGCGGCGTGCTGGTGCGCGCGATCGTGGACCACCGGGCCGCCGACCCGGACCGGGCGGGTCCGACGGTGGACCTGCTGATCGACGGGATGGCCGCGGGCCGCTGA
- a CDS encoding PQQ-binding-like beta-propeller repeat protein: MPPTTVRPRPGLLRAAAVLVLAAAAVLAGVACGSDDDDEGAVPAFSAEQLAAPPGADWITNGGSTMNQRYSPASRITPENVGGLKGVWRARLDGSGTAAKYSGEAQPIVYGDTMYVITGADDVFALDVATGEKRWVYEAKLDPGIDTVCCGWTSRGVAIGDGRVYVGQIDGKLVALDAETGEVDWETQAVSWQRGETITSAPLYWEGRVYSGMSGGEFGVRGRVMAFDAETGEEEWRFWTIPGPGETGHDSWPQDNEAWKTGGAPVWQTPSIDPELGLLYFSTGNASPDLDGSAREGDNLFAASMVAIDARTGEYRWHFQQVHHDIWDYDAPSPTVLFDVEIDGRTRHGIAEASKTGWLYMLDRETGEPLLPIPERPVPQSARQKTSPTQPIPSYPPFISHRISDEAYGGILKALRSQAGEGERITPPPRAKQVFTPPDATLTVMTPGPAGGVNWPPTSYNPKTGMFYVCAQDSVAGFQFERSQEFEEGSYYIGSVLSTVGFGASPGVLAAIDAATGRIAWSKRWPESCYSGTTTTGGGLVYVGRNSGHLEAYDARTGERRWRFQTGAGANSTASVFERDGTEYVAFYAAGNSLAASPHGDNVWLFSLDGTLAEATEVGPGTGTGHGGQGGGAEPESGDPDDGRTVFAENCSSCHGADGRGGNGGPDLSKLPNARVPERVAAKVRNGGNGMPAFRDTLTPNQINDVAAYVANAVAAQP, encoded by the coding sequence ATGCCGCCGACCACCGTCCGACCGCGCCCGGGCCTCCTCCGGGCGGCCGCCGTGCTCGTGCTCGCCGCCGCCGCGGTGCTCGCGGGCGTGGCCTGCGGCTCCGACGACGACGACGAGGGCGCCGTCCCCGCGTTCTCGGCCGAGCAGCTCGCCGCGCCGCCCGGCGCCGACTGGATCACCAACGGCGGCTCGACGATGAACCAGCGCTACTCGCCGGCGTCACGCATCACGCCGGAGAACGTCGGCGGGCTGAAGGGCGTCTGGCGCGCCCGGCTCGACGGGTCGGGCACCGCGGCCAAGTACTCGGGCGAGGCCCAGCCCATCGTCTACGGCGACACGATGTACGTGATCACCGGCGCGGACGACGTGTTCGCGCTGGACGTGGCGACCGGCGAGAAGCGCTGGGTCTACGAGGCGAAGCTCGACCCTGGCATCGACACCGTCTGCTGCGGCTGGACGAGCCGCGGCGTGGCGATCGGCGACGGCCGCGTCTACGTGGGCCAGATCGACGGCAAGCTCGTCGCGCTCGACGCCGAGACCGGCGAGGTCGACTGGGAGACCCAGGCCGTGAGCTGGCAGCGCGGCGAGACGATCACCTCGGCGCCGCTCTACTGGGAGGGGCGCGTCTACAGCGGCATGTCGGGCGGGGAGTTCGGCGTGCGCGGACGCGTCATGGCCTTCGACGCCGAGACCGGCGAGGAGGAGTGGCGCTTCTGGACCATCCCCGGCCCGGGCGAGACCGGCCACGACAGCTGGCCGCAGGACAACGAGGCCTGGAAGACGGGCGGCGCCCCGGTGTGGCAGACCCCGTCGATCGACCCCGAGCTGGGGCTGCTCTACTTCTCCACCGGCAACGCGTCGCCCGACCTCGACGGCAGCGCGCGCGAGGGGGACAACCTGTTCGCGGCGTCCATGGTCGCCATCGACGCGCGCACGGGCGAGTACCGGTGGCACTTCCAGCAGGTGCACCACGACATCTGGGACTACGACGCCCCGAGCCCCACGGTGCTGTTCGACGTCGAGATCGACGGGCGGACCCGGCACGGCATCGCGGAGGCGAGCAAGACCGGATGGCTGTACATGCTCGACCGCGAGACCGGCGAGCCGCTGCTGCCGATCCCTGAGCGGCCGGTGCCGCAGAGCGCCCGGCAGAAGACCTCGCCGACGCAGCCGATCCCGAGCTACCCGCCGTTCATCTCGCACCGCATCAGCGACGAGGCCTACGGGGGCATCCTGAAGGCGCTGCGCAGCCAGGCGGGGGAGGGCGAGCGGATCACGCCGCCGCCGCGGGCGAAGCAGGTCTTCACGCCGCCGGACGCGACGCTGACGGTGATGACCCCCGGCCCCGCCGGCGGCGTCAACTGGCCGCCGACGAGCTACAACCCGAAGACCGGCATGTTCTACGTCTGCGCCCAGGACAGCGTCGCGGGCTTCCAGTTCGAGCGCTCGCAGGAGTTCGAGGAGGGCTCGTACTACATCGGCTCGGTGCTCAGCACCGTCGGCTTCGGCGCCTCGCCCGGCGTGCTCGCCGCGATCGACGCCGCGACCGGCCGGATCGCCTGGAGCAAGCGCTGGCCCGAGTCCTGCTACAGCGGGACCACCACCACCGGGGGCGGCCTGGTCTACGTGGGGCGCAACTCCGGCCACCTCGAGGCCTACGACGCGCGCACCGGCGAGCGGCGCTGGCGCTTCCAGACCGGCGCCGGCGCCAACAGCACCGCGAGCGTGTTCGAGCGCGACGGCACCGAGTACGTCGCCTTCTACGCCGCGGGCAACTCGCTGGCCGCCTCGCCGCACGGCGACAACGTGTGGCTCTTCAGCCTCGACGGGACGCTGGCCGAGGCGACCGAGGTCGGGCCCGGCACGGGCACCGGCCACGGCGGCCAGGGCGGCGGCGCGGAGCCGGAGAGCGGTGACCCGGACGACGGCCGGACGGTCTTCGCGGAGAACTGCTCGTCGTGCCACGGCGCCGACGGCCGCGGCGGCAACGGCGGGCCCGACCTGTCGAAGCTGCCCAACGCGCGCGTGCCCGAGCGGGTCGCCGCCAAGGTGCGCAACGGCGGCAACGGCATGCCGGCCTTCCGCGACACGCTCACGCCCAACCAGATCAACGACGTGGCGGCGTACGTGGCGAACGCGGTGGCCGCCCAGCCGTAG
- a CDS encoding PAS domain S-box protein has protein sequence MAPVARPSGPLQALARASVELNAAQRVVDLFRALARNAREVIGAGQAAVSLTVEGSHAQEVIAVALDPSLAAWAGYDAETDGTGIYSVPVRTGRPLRLSHRELVEHPAWRGFGAHAGDHPPLRGLLAVPMIGLAGGNLGLIQLSDRIDGAEFDEDDEAMAVQLAQIASVALERLGREQELRAERDRVRSIMDSLADGVVVTGPGAVIESVSPSFCRMTGFAARDLVGTAPPYPFWPPEAQARIDDAVERYERGGVREFDLVLVRADGSRFPVALSASPIGDARGAGVAVVRDITGRVAYEEELRHGRGLLAEAQRIAHLGSWTYRFEEPGNLELSDEMRRILGVEHAGPLSIDRFMGLVHPDDRAMVSEALSAAVQRGSRYMVEHRLLRPDGDERTLLEQGEVERDAGGRPLRLMGTTLDVTDRRRAEDEARAQAARVAALAEERGRLVADALTAEERARQHLAEVLHDDVLQDLLATRQEVVEVARRSAPGEADALERARQGIVRATARLREVVGELHPVTLTHGGLETALRTVAESIAGRGGFRVTFEIDCAAVGVHDRLVLALAREFLVNVEKHSGAEHAHVRVARAGPAVRLVVADDGRGFTPRVDGEAFYRGHIGLPSARERVAALGGSLSIDSAPGQGARITALIPPPAA, from the coding sequence GTGGCCCCGGTCGCCCGGCCGTCCGGTCCGCTGCAGGCGCTCGCCCGCGCCTCCGTCGAGCTCAACGCCGCCCAGCGCGTCGTCGACCTGTTCCGCGCCCTCGCCCGCAACGCGCGCGAGGTGATCGGCGCCGGGCAGGCCGCCGTCTCGCTGACGGTCGAGGGGTCGCACGCCCAGGAGGTGATCGCCGTGGCGCTCGACCCGTCGCTGGCGGCCTGGGCCGGGTACGACGCCGAGACGGACGGCACCGGCATCTACTCGGTCCCGGTCCGCACCGGCCGCCCCCTGCGGCTGAGCCACCGTGAGCTGGTCGAGCACCCGGCGTGGCGGGGGTTCGGGGCGCACGCCGGCGACCACCCGCCCCTGCGAGGCCTGCTGGCGGTGCCGATGATCGGCCTGGCCGGCGGCAACCTCGGCCTCATCCAGCTCTCGGACCGCATCGACGGCGCGGAGTTCGACGAGGACGACGAGGCCATGGCCGTGCAGCTGGCCCAAATCGCGTCCGTCGCCCTGGAGCGGCTCGGGCGCGAGCAGGAGCTGCGCGCCGAGCGCGACCGGGTCCGCTCGATCATGGACTCCCTGGCCGACGGCGTGGTCGTCACCGGCCCCGGCGCCGTCATCGAGAGCGTGTCGCCCAGCTTCTGCCGCATGACCGGCTTCGCCGCCCGCGACCTCGTGGGCACCGCGCCGCCGTACCCCTTCTGGCCGCCGGAGGCGCAGGCCCGCATCGACGACGCCGTGGAGCGCTACGAGCGCGGCGGCGTGCGGGAGTTCGACCTGGTCCTGGTCCGGGCCGACGGCAGCCGCTTCCCGGTGGCGCTGTCGGCGTCGCCGATCGGCGACGCGCGCGGCGCCGGGGTGGCCGTGGTGCGCGACATCACCGGCCGCGTCGCCTACGAGGAGGAGCTGCGGCACGGCCGCGGGCTGCTGGCCGAGGCCCAGCGCATCGCGCACCTCGGCAGCTGGACGTACCGCTTCGAGGAGCCCGGGAACCTGGAGCTGTCCGACGAGATGCGGCGGATCCTCGGCGTGGAGCACGCCGGACCGCTGTCGATCGACCGCTTCATGGGCCTCGTGCACCCGGACGATCGCGCCATGGTGTCCGAGGCGCTGAGCGCGGCCGTGCAGCGGGGGAGCAGGTACATGGTGGAGCACCGCCTGCTCCGGCCGGACGGCGACGAACGCACGCTGCTGGAGCAGGGCGAGGTGGAGCGCGACGCCGGCGGCCGGCCGCTGCGGCTGATGGGCACCACGCTCGACGTCACCGACCGCCGGCGCGCCGAGGACGAGGCCCGCGCCCAGGCCGCCCGGGTGGCGGCCCTCGCCGAGGAGCGCGGCCGGCTCGTGGCCGACGCGCTCACCGCGGAGGAGCGGGCGCGCCAGCACCTCGCCGAGGTGCTGCACGACGACGTGCTGCAGGACCTGCTGGCCACGCGCCAGGAGGTCGTCGAGGTGGCACGCCGCAGCGCCCCGGGCGAGGCCGACGCGCTCGAGCGCGCGCGGCAGGGGATCGTGCGCGCCACGGCCCGCCTGCGGGAGGTGGTGGGCGAGCTGCACCCGGTGACGCTCACCCATGGCGGCCTCGAGACCGCCCTGCGCACGGTGGCCGAGTCGATCGCCGGCCGGGGCGGGTTCAGGGTGACCTTCGAGATCGACTGCGCGGCGGTCGGCGTGCACGACCGCCTGGTGCTCGCGCTGGCCCGCGAGTTCCTCGTCAACGTCGAGAAGCACTCGGGCGCCGAGCACGCGCACGTGCGGGTGGCGCGCGCCGGGCCCGCGGTGCGCCTCGTGGTCGCCGACGACGGGCGCGGCTTCACGCCCCGCGTCGACGGCGAGGCCTTCTACCGGGGCCACATCGGGCTGCCGTCGGCGCGGGAGCGGGTGGCGGCGCTCGGCGGCTCGCTGAGCATCGACAGCGCCCCCGGCCAGGGCGCGCGCATCACCGCGCTCATCCCGCCGCCCGCCGCGTAG
- a CDS encoding response regulator, whose product MEPVTVLVADDHPVYRDGLARAIADHPALELAGTAADGRRAMALIREIAPDVAVLDVRMPGLTGPDIVAEIAREQLGTRTLLLSAIADEHLIFDAVASGLDGYLLKDADRDAICSAIESIAAGRTVLAPEAQAALARGVRARESSRGPAISPREREVLRLTAEGMSAARIGEVLHLSPVTVKSHLHSLYEKLGVSERAAAVAVAMRLGLLE is encoded by the coding sequence ATGGAGCCGGTCACCGTCCTCGTCGCCGACGACCACCCCGTCTACCGGGACGGCCTCGCGCGGGCCATCGCGGATCACCCCGCGCTCGAGCTGGCCGGGACGGCGGCCGACGGGCGCCGCGCCATGGCGCTCATCCGCGAGATCGCCCCGGACGTCGCGGTGCTGGACGTGCGGATGCCGGGGCTGACCGGGCCGGACATCGTGGCCGAGATCGCCCGCGAGCAGCTCGGCACGCGCACGCTGCTGCTGTCGGCGATCGCCGACGAGCACCTCATCTTCGACGCGGTCGCCAGCGGCCTCGACGGCTACCTGCTGAAGGACGCCGACCGCGACGCGATCTGCAGCGCGATCGAGTCGATCGCCGCCGGGCGGACGGTGCTCGCCCCCGAGGCGCAGGCGGCCCTCGCCCGCGGCGTCCGGGCGCGGGAGTCGAGCCGCGGGCCGGCCATCTCGCCGCGCGAGCGGGAGGTGCTGCGGCTCACGGCCGAGGGCATGAGCGCGGCGCGCATCGGCGAGGTCCTGCACCTGAGCCCCGTCACGGTCAAGTCGCACCTGCACAGCCTGTACGAGAAGCTCGGCGTCTCCGAGCGCGCGGCGGCGGTGGCCGTGGCGATGCGCCTCGGCCTCCTGGAATGA
- a CDS encoding LLM class flavin-dependent oxidoreductase yields MELGVYTFAELTPDPATGRVVGPAERLRDLLEEIELADQVGLDVFGVGEHHRPDFAVSAPAVVLAAAAARTSRIRLTSAVSVLSSDDPVRVFQDFATLDLLSGGRAEVMAGRGSFIESFPLFGQDLQDYDDLFAEKLELLLAVREEERVTWAGRHRAPIDGRGVYPRPLQRPLPVWVAVGGTPASVVRAGALGLPMALAIIGGQPARFAPFAELHRRAADEAGRPRPALGVNSHGYVADTSQRAADEAYRPFATMMDRIGRERGWSPMTRSQFDASVGLHGANVVGSPEQVAEKILFQHRIFGHDRFLIQFSVGTLPHRQVMRAIELFGTEVAPVVRREVAARAAVAPGGGAAA; encoded by the coding sequence GTGGAGCTCGGCGTCTACACCTTCGCGGAGCTCACGCCGGACCCGGCAACCGGCCGGGTCGTCGGCCCGGCCGAGCGGCTGCGCGACCTGCTCGAGGAGATCGAGCTCGCCGACCAGGTCGGCCTGGACGTGTTCGGCGTGGGCGAGCACCACCGCCCCGACTTCGCCGTCTCCGCGCCGGCCGTCGTGCTCGCCGCGGCCGCGGCGCGCACCTCGCGCATCCGGCTCACCAGCGCCGTCAGCGTGCTGAGCTCCGACGACCCCGTCCGCGTCTTCCAGGACTTCGCGACGCTCGACCTGCTGTCGGGCGGCCGCGCCGAGGTCATGGCCGGGCGCGGGTCGTTCATCGAGTCGTTCCCGCTCTTCGGCCAGGATCTCCAGGACTACGACGACCTCTTCGCCGAGAAGCTCGAGCTGCTGCTGGCCGTGCGCGAGGAGGAGCGGGTCACCTGGGCGGGGCGCCACCGCGCGCCGATCGACGGCCGCGGCGTGTACCCACGGCCGCTGCAGCGGCCGCTGCCGGTCTGGGTCGCGGTCGGCGGCACCCCCGCCAGCGTCGTGCGGGCCGGGGCGCTCGGGCTGCCGATGGCCCTGGCGATCATCGGCGGCCAGCCGGCGCGGTTCGCGCCGTTCGCCGAGCTGCACCGGCGCGCCGCGGACGAGGCGGGCCGCCCCCGGCCGGCGCTCGGCGTCAACTCGCACGGGTACGTCGCCGACACCTCGCAGCGGGCGGCCGACGAGGCGTACCGGCCGTTCGCGACGATGATGGACCGCATCGGCCGCGAGCGGGGCTGGTCGCCGATGACGCGGTCGCAGTTCGACGCCTCCGTCGGCCTGCACGGCGCCAACGTGGTCGGCAGCCCGGAGCAGGTCGCCGAGAAGATCCTCTTCCAGCACCGGATCTTCGGCCACGACCGGTTCCTCATCCAGTTCAGCGTCGGCACGCTGCCCCACCGGCAGGTGATGCGGGCCATCGAGCTGTTCGGCACCGAGGTGGCGCCCGTGGTGCGGCGCGAGGTCGCCGCGCGCGCGGCGGTCGCGCCGGGGGGCGGCGCCGCGGCCTGA
- a CDS encoding DUF6457 domain-containing protein: MDHRRWLERYAEALGVARPTDAEVEAVLELAAEAAHASERPAAPVACWLAARAGVDPDRALELARGLAGEAPGA, translated from the coding sequence ATGGACCATCGGCGGTGGCTGGAGCGGTACGCGGAGGCGCTCGGCGTGGCGCGCCCGACCGATGCGGAGGTCGAGGCCGTGCTCGAGCTGGCGGCGGAGGCGGCGCACGCGTCCGAGCGCCCGGCCGCGCCGGTCGCCTGCTGGCTCGCGGCCCGCGCCGGCGTCGACCCGGACCGGGCGCTGGAGCTGGCGCGCGGCCTCGCGGGGGAGGCGCCCGGAGCCTGA
- a CDS encoding methylenetetrahydrofolate reductase — protein MTLIGDLIAAGPTRSLEFFPPRTPQAEEQFGAALADLAPLGPSFASVTYGALGSTQSRTREIVIEMNAREPFPTMAHLTCVGHTRGDITRLLDAYAAAGVCNILALGGDPPADGSDPGGDFRHAIELVEVIREHGGGFGVGVAAHPDLHPRSADRASDRRHLAAKLTAADFAVTQFFFRVEAYERMLDELAALGCDRPVVPGVMPIVSVAGLRRMAAMNGTVIPPALAAALERVGDDPAAVADLGVEVATDLCLRLRDAGAPGLHLYTLNRAESVRRIWRNLGT, from the coding sequence ATGACCCTGATCGGTGACCTCATCGCCGCCGGGCCGACGCGGTCGCTCGAGTTCTTCCCGCCGCGGACCCCCCAGGCGGAGGAGCAGTTCGGCGCGGCGCTCGCCGACCTGGCCCCGCTCGGCCCGTCGTTCGCCTCCGTCACGTACGGCGCCCTCGGCTCCACCCAGAGCCGCACGCGCGAGATCGTGATCGAGATGAACGCGCGGGAGCCGTTCCCCACCATGGCCCACCTGACGTGCGTCGGGCACACCCGCGGCGACATCACGCGGCTGCTCGACGCCTACGCCGCGGCCGGGGTCTGCAACATCCTCGCGCTGGGCGGTGACCCGCCGGCCGACGGCAGCGACCCCGGCGGCGACTTCCGCCACGCCATCGAGCTCGTCGAGGTGATCCGCGAGCACGGCGGCGGCTTCGGCGTCGGCGTCGCGGCCCACCCCGACCTGCACCCGCGCTCGGCCGACCGGGCCAGCGACCGGCGTCACCTCGCCGCGAAGCTGACGGCGGCCGACTTCGCCGTGACGCAGTTCTTCTTCCGCGTGGAGGCGTACGAGCGGATGCTCGACGAGCTCGCCGCCCTGGGCTGCGACCGGCCGGTCGTCCCCGGCGTGATGCCGATCGTCAGCGTGGCCGGCCTGCGGCGGATGGCCGCCATGAACGGCACGGTCATCCCGCCCGCCCTCGCCGCCGCCCTCGAGCGGGTGGGCGACGACCCCGCCGCCGTGGCCGACCTGGGCGTGGAGGTCGCGACCGACCTGTGCCTGCGCCTGCGCGACGCCGGCGCCCCCGGCCTGCACCTCTACACGCTCAACCGGGCGGAATCGGTTCGCAGAATCTGGCGGAATCTCGGCACGTGA
- a CDS encoding FAD-dependent oxidoreductase, with amino-acid sequence MDAAGGIGVVGAGIVGLCTAYALLERGAAVRVYERGVPGGGQSGGASRVFRHGHDDPRMVAAAVASRAVYEEWSRRLGVEMVSRDGALALGPPAARRLPGLRAAGVPAARVAAEAVARALPPLAPLPGAAVPAVLDEAGGAIRTTAAVEALRGALGDALVTEEVLAVRDLPGGGAEVVAGGTVARHDAVVVCAGRGTAALAAGLGLAPPVALGAHVRLTFRVRGDAPARLACLQDGSGAWGETGVYAAALPGNREYAVGISEHVDAAPDGALADPGGLAALADRTRAYVRRALPGLDPDPVASRVCWTTELPWGPDGVAAWRAGDVLVVAGHNLFKQAPGLGRSLAAAALGDEPALDLRPQARLGARAA; translated from the coding sequence GTGGACGCCGCGGGCGGCATCGGGGTCGTGGGGGCGGGCATCGTCGGCCTCTGCACGGCGTACGCGCTGCTCGAGCGCGGCGCGGCCGTGCGCGTGTACGAGCGCGGCGTGCCGGGCGGCGGCCAGTCGGGCGGCGCCTCGCGGGTGTTCCGGCACGGCCACGACGACCCGCGCATGGTCGCGGCGGCGGTCGCCAGCCGCGCGGTCTACGAGGAGTGGTCGCGGCGCCTCGGCGTGGAGATGGTCTCGCGCGACGGCGCGCTGGCGCTGGGCCCGCCGGCCGCTCGGCGGCTGCCCGGGCTGCGGGCGGCCGGGGTACCGGCCGCCCGCGTCGCGGCGGAGGCGGTCGCCCGGGCGCTGCCGCCCCTCGCGCCGCTGCCCGGGGCGGCGGTCCCGGCGGTGCTCGACGAGGCGGGCGGCGCGATCCGCACCACGGCGGCGGTCGAGGCGCTGCGCGGCGCGCTCGGCGACGCCCTGGTGACCGAGGAGGTGCTCGCCGTGCGCGACCTGCCCGGCGGCGGCGCCGAGGTGGTCGCCGGGGGGACGGTCGCGCGCCACGACGCCGTGGTCGTCTGCGCCGGGCGGGGGACGGCGGCCCTGGCCGCCGGGCTGGGGCTGGCGCCGCCCGTCGCGCTCGGCGCGCACGTGCGGCTGACCTTCCGGGTGCGCGGCGACGCGCCGGCGCGGCTCGCCTGCCTGCAGGACGGCAGCGGCGCCTGGGGCGAGACGGGCGTCTACGCCGCCGCCCTGCCCGGCAACCGCGAGTACGCGGTCGGCATCAGCGAGCACGTCGACGCGGCGCCGGACGGCGCGCTGGCCGACCCCGGCGGGCTGGCCGCGCTGGCGGACCGCACGCGGGCGTACGTGCGCCGCGCGCTGCCCGGGCTCGACCCGGACCCGGTCGCCTCGCGCGTGTGCTGGACGACCGAGCTGCCCTGGGGGCCGGACGGCGTCGCCGCCTGGCGCGCCGGCGACGTGCTCGTGGTGGCCGGCCACAACCTCTTCAAGCAGGCGCCCGGCCTGGGGCGGTCGCTGGCCGCCGCCGCGCTGGGCGACGAGCCGGCGCTCGACCTGCGGCCGCAGGCGCGGCTCGGCGCGCGGGCGGCGTAG